A genome region from Leifsonia sp. Root112D2 includes the following:
- a CDS encoding GntR family transcriptional regulator, which yields MTTRSVGAQMRVIDPKSATPPYEQLRVQVIEAVRAGELTPGTRLPTVRRLADDLGLAPNTVARAYRELERDEVIETRGRNGSFIAATGDATHRQAQLAATVYAERTAQLGVTRAEALAIVTAALGASPASGA from the coding sequence ATGACCACACGGAGTGTCGGTGCCCAAATGCGGGTGATCGACCCGAAGTCGGCGACGCCGCCGTACGAGCAGCTGCGGGTGCAGGTAATCGAGGCGGTGCGCGCCGGCGAGCTCACGCCGGGAACGCGGCTGCCGACCGTGAGGCGGCTGGCCGACGACCTCGGGCTGGCACCCAACACGGTCGCGCGGGCGTATCGCGAGCTCGAGCGCGACGAGGTCATCGAGACGCGCGGACGCAACGGCAGCTTCATCGCGGCGACGGGCGACGCCACGCATCGGCAGGCGCAACTGGCCGCCACCGTCTATGCGGAGCGCACGGCTCAGCTGGGCGTGACGCGGGCCGAGGCACTCGCGATAGTGACGGCTGCGCTCGGGGCGAGCCCGGCATCCGGCGCCTGA
- a CDS encoding alpha/beta fold hydrolase, whose product MSADAPTTQTHTVTSADGTTIAYEKVGTGPALVLVDGALCYREFGPCRSLATHLADRFTVYFYDRRGRGESGPSDGPGAAPYAPEREYEDLAAVIDATGGDAFVTGFSSGAALALQAAASGVKMRRLASYEAPYIGLKQVKGVKPDYLGHLKGLIAKDDRGGAVGYFMVKMVGGPFFLPVMMRLFPKVWKQLKGVAHTLTNDATVMGSFEVPTALLARITVPTLVMGGSKAKPNMVAAVNGVADAVPGSVRKTLAGQTHQVKDEAIAPELIAFFGEAK is encoded by the coding sequence ATGAGCGCGGATGCCCCCACCACGCAGACCCACACCGTCACCTCCGCAGATGGCACGACCATCGCCTACGAGAAGGTCGGCACCGGACCTGCCCTCGTGCTGGTCGACGGCGCTCTCTGCTACCGCGAGTTCGGCCCGTGCCGCAGCCTCGCCACCCACCTCGCCGACCGATTCACCGTCTATTTCTACGACCGGCGCGGGCGCGGCGAAAGCGGGCCGAGCGACGGCCCCGGAGCCGCTCCGTATGCTCCCGAGCGCGAGTACGAAGACCTTGCCGCCGTGATCGACGCGACGGGAGGAGACGCATTCGTGACCGGCTTCTCGTCGGGGGCGGCGCTGGCGCTGCAGGCGGCGGCATCCGGCGTGAAGATGCGGCGGCTGGCGTCGTACGAGGCGCCGTACATCGGGCTCAAGCAGGTCAAAGGCGTCAAACCCGACTATCTGGGGCACCTCAAGGGGCTGATCGCCAAGGATGATCGCGGCGGCGCGGTCGGCTATTTCATGGTCAAGATGGTCGGCGGCCCCTTCTTTCTGCCGGTGATGATGCGCCTGTTCCCGAAGGTGTGGAAGCAGCTCAAGGGCGTCGCCCACACGCTCACCAATGACGCGACGGTCATGGGCAGCTTCGAGGTGCCGACCGCGCTGCTCGCGAGAATCACCGTGCCCACGCTGGTGATGGGCGGCAGCAAGGCCAAGCCGAACATGGTGGCGGCGGTGAACGGCGTTGCGGATGCCGTGCCCGGCTCGGTGCGCAAAACCCTTGCCGGCCAGACCCACCAGGTGAAAGACGAGGCAATTGCCCCCGAACTCATCGCGTTCTTCGGAGAGGCCAAGTGA
- a CDS encoding aldo/keto reductase, with protein MTAPLIELNNGTHIPQIGLGTWPLNDDEVEQAVIAAAEAGYRHVDTARKYGNETGVGRGIRNSGVPREQMFVTTKLDGEHQGSDRALAGLDESLGRLGLDYVDLLLIHWPLPARGEFVSTWRTFERLLAEGKTRAIGVSNFKPAHLETLRAETSIVPAVNQVQLSPQIPRLDHRDYDAAHGIVTESWSPLGGSDGGLRSVPALAQIGEQYGKTPGQIVLRWHVQNGLVAIPKSKNPARMAENLDVFDFELSPADLLAIDQLAIGAEPGVDSDSVGH; from the coding sequence ATGACCGCTCCCCTCATCGAACTCAACAACGGCACCCACATTCCGCAGATCGGCCTCGGCACCTGGCCGCTGAACGACGACGAGGTCGAGCAGGCCGTCATCGCGGCGGCCGAGGCGGGCTATCGGCACGTCGACACGGCCAGAAAATACGGCAACGAGACCGGCGTGGGGCGTGGCATCCGCAACAGCGGCGTGCCGCGCGAGCAGATGTTCGTCACCACGAAGCTGGACGGTGAGCACCAGGGTTCTGACCGTGCGCTCGCCGGCCTCGACGAGTCGCTCGGGCGGCTCGGACTCGACTACGTGGACCTGCTGCTCATCCATTGGCCGCTGCCGGCTCGTGGCGAGTTCGTCTCCACCTGGCGCACCTTCGAGCGGCTGCTGGCCGAGGGCAAGACGCGCGCGATAGGCGTCTCCAACTTCAAGCCGGCCCACCTCGAGACGCTGCGCGCCGAGACGAGCATCGTGCCAGCCGTCAACCAGGTGCAGCTGAGCCCGCAGATTCCGCGGCTCGACCACCGCGATTATGACGCGGCGCACGGCATCGTCACCGAGTCGTGGAGCCCGCTCGGTGGCTCGGACGGCGGCCTGCGCTCGGTGCCCGCGCTCGCGCAGATCGGCGAGCAGTACGGCAAGACTCCCGGGCAGATCGTGCTGCGCTGGCACGTGCAGAACGGGCTCGTGGCCATTCCCAAGTCGAAGAACCCGGCGCGCATGGCCGAGAACCTCGACGTCTTCGACTTCGAGCTGTCGCCGGCCGACCTGCTCGCCATCGACCAGCTCGCCATCGGCGCTGAGCCCGGCGTCGACTCGGACTCCGTCGGCCACTGA
- a CDS encoding SRPBCC family protein, with amino-acid sequence MTDYALPEVTDRDVYITRSFDAPIDVVWKFWTQPEYIAQWFGPETVSAPAELMDVDPREGGTWNLIMRDDNGDHPITATITRLVEHEYLELHMRSDTSVGFLDNEILRLQFHDHGEKTRITLHQGPFTPQFRDMTRDGWVSSFDKLDTVLAGGGGAGTADETGASA; translated from the coding sequence ATGACTGACTATGCCCTGCCGGAGGTCACCGATCGTGACGTCTACATCACCCGCAGCTTCGACGCGCCCATCGACGTGGTCTGGAAGTTCTGGACCCAGCCCGAGTACATCGCCCAATGGTTCGGCCCCGAGACGGTCTCGGCGCCGGCCGAACTGATGGATGTCGACCCCCGCGAGGGCGGCACCTGGAACCTGATCATGCGCGACGACAACGGCGACCACCCCATCACCGCCACCATCACCAGACTGGTCGAGCACGAATACCTCGAGCTGCACATGCGCTCAGACACCAGCGTGGGCTTTCTCGACAACGAGATTCTGCGCCTGCAGTTTCACGATCACGGTGAGAAGACCCGCATCACCCTGCATCAGGGCCCGTTCACGCCGCAGTTCCGCGACATGACGCGAGACGGCTGGGTCAGCTCCTTCGACAAGCTCGACACGGTGCTCGCTGGCGGCGGCGGCGCGGGAACGGCGGACGAAACGGGGGCAAGCGCATGA
- a CDS encoding ArsR/SmtB family transcription factor, with amino-acid sequence MNVMQSQTTEQLTSIFAALADPTRRAILQRLTSGDANVAELAEPFEMSQPAVSRHLKVLEGAGLISRTRVATAHFSHLEAEPLKEAVEYMEKYRRFWNSSFDRLDAALAEYQATPDSDTTGIRTGAPHAKPHTTTSNTTTQKETNND; translated from the coding sequence ATGAATGTGATGCAGTCCCAGACCACCGAGCAACTCACGAGCATCTTTGCGGCGCTCGCCGACCCGACCCGGCGCGCGATTCTGCAGCGGCTCACGAGCGGTGACGCGAACGTCGCCGAGCTTGCCGAGCCGTTCGAGATGAGCCAACCGGCCGTCTCACGGCACCTCAAGGTGCTCGAGGGTGCAGGACTCATCTCGCGCACCCGGGTTGCGACGGCTCACTTCAGCCATCTCGAGGCCGAGCCCCTGAAGGAGGCGGTCGAGTATATGGAAAAGTATCGCCGCTTCTGGAACAGCAGTTTCGACCGCCTCGATGCGGCGCTCGCCGAATATCAGGCGACTCCGGATTCCGACACCACCGGCATCCGCACCGGCGCACCGCACGCGAAACCGCATACAACGACAAGCAATACCACCACGCAGAAGGAGACGAACAATGACTGA